Genomic DNA from Sporosarcina sp. ANT_H38:
TATAACGCGATAAAGGATCAAAAGCTTTTTCTTCTTTTGGAAAACTAGAATCTTTAAACATATATTCAGCAAAAGTTGATTTTAAATCATCTATCGTCCCACCTCGGAAGGATAGGACGAATCGATAAAAGGATCGATCCATCCGTTCATCTCCTTTCTCATGAATTGATTTTAAAGTGAGAAAGTACAAGTTTTCAACTTTAAATGGTGTCTAGCTCGCTTACGCATAGTTCAAATGCCATATTAAATAGTTCAACCTATATAAAAAGTTTCGAGTACTCTCCGAAACCTTCTTTTTCAAGTCGGTCTAAGGCTACAAAGCGGAGTGCAGCGGAATTGATACAATAACGCAGTCCGTCTTCTCCAGGTCCATCTGGAAATACATGACCAAGATGCGAATTTGCCGTCTTACTGCGCACTTCTACTCGTTTCATTCCGTGAGTTACATCTGTTTTCTCTACAACTTCCACTGATTCAATCGGTTTCGTAAAGCTTGGCCATCCGCAACCGGCATTATATTTATCTTTTGAACTGAACAGCGGTTTACCTGAAATAATATCGACATAAATCCCATCTTCATAATGGTTATCGAATTCATTTCTAAACGGTGGTTCCGTCCCATTTTCTTGTGTCACATGGTATTGCATTTCTGTTAATTTACTTTTTAATTCTTCTGTCATGATTCTTCACCCCAATTGTCTGATTTGAACCGTTCGCGGCCTGAGCCAGTTGCATATCTATTATAATGTGTTGGGTTTTTCATGTAATAATCTTGATGCCCTTCTTCAGCTGCGTAAAATGGCTTTGCAGGTAGAATATCTGTTGCAACAGGTTTAGCGAATTTCCTTGAAGCATCTAGTTCAGCCTTTGTTTGCTCAGCAAGTTGAAGTTGTTCAGGTGTATGATAAAAAATGGCTGTCTGATAGGATTCACCCCGGTCAAAAAACTGTCCACCGGAATCCGTTGGGTCAATTTGCCTCCAAAAGATGTCGATTAATTTACTATATGAAATAACTTCATCATCAAACGTAATTTGAATTGCTTCGCGGTGTCCCGTCGCATTCGTACAAACGAGTTCATACGATGGATTTTCGATATCGCCGCCTGTATAGCCCGAAATGACTGAAAGGACCCCGTCATATCGATCGAACGGTTTAACCATACACCAAAAACAGCCGCCCGCAAATGTTGCTAATGACTTCCCCATATTAACATCTCCTTATTATTTCGGTATGATGATTTCTAGCATAATTTCATCTTTCGCCAAATCGAATGTCTTCGCCCTTACTCGGAAATTACTTGATACATCAAATTTAGATAAGTCGATGAACAATTCTTCCTCCTTGGGACGCACAATCAGCCAAGGGGGAGGTTTCACTGAGTCTTTTAGTATGTTCAAGACGGTTGCAGGCTGAATGTTTAACACCCCAACCTCCATCGATGATTGCTTCAGTATCAAATTGCCATCTTCTCTTACGACCGGCTCAAAATGCATAATGACCGGGAACGTCAATGAGAACACTGTCATTTCCGAATATAACGCCACATCTTCACCAACTTCAATCGTTAATGGGAGTGGCCCGCCTTTCGTCGCTTTCCGAATATATGTATTGGCAATCGATTCGAAGTTTTCTTTTGTTGCACTCACTGTTAGGACATTATCCGATGCGTCCGCTACTTCCATTTTAGGAAGTGGAACCGATTCAGGGGTACTACTGATGAAAAAAATTACGGCCGCAAATGCTGCCGCGACAAGTCCTGCAAGTAAAAAAAATCCTATTTTCCATCGATTCATGCAATCAGCTCCTACATATCCAATTCCCCGTCCAATATTTTTTGCAAGCCACATTCTTCTAGCTTTTCAAGGTATCGATCCGCCATCACGTCATACCCCTTTGCATTCGGATGAAAGAAATCGGTGTGATACACCATGTTCGTATTGGAATCGAACAGGTCTGTAACAGGGACAAAGCATGACCTTCCGTCCATGACTGTACGTACTTCTATCGCTTCATTCCAGTCATCAATAATATCCTCAAATTCATTCGATTCATCCGTCATAATTGAAAGTGGATTATATAGACCTGCCACAACAATGATTGCATCCCCATTCAAATCGCGTATGATACTGAATAATTCATCGAGCCTATTTTCAAACTTACCGAGTTCAATGTAAAATGGTTCGATTTTCAAATTGAAAAGGTTGGACTTAACAACTTTCATAATATCGTTGCCACCGATTGTTAAAAAAATTAGATCCGCTGTTTTGACAGAAGATTGAACTTCAGGTTCTTCTAATTTTTCGATAAGCTGGTCACTTCTTCGACCACGCTTCGCCAAATTGGCCACATCGACGTCCTTTACCCCTTTCCACTCTATCATTCTGCTTGTGACTCGGCCCAAATATCCTTCTTTGTCAAGTTCATCTCCGACTCCTTGTGTCAGCGAATCCCCTAAACCAATCACATGGATATTTTTTGGAATGAAGTATCCTGGGATAGTCCACTCAGTAAATACGATTTCTGGTCGATCAGAAAACGCATTTGTCTTCTTGAGTTGCGTATCTTGGCAGCCGGACAAAAATAATGAGAAGGCGATAATAATCAGAAATACTCTTCTCATACGTAGAGTTCCCCTTTTCTTCAATAAAGAATCATTGTTTAATCCGCATAATACATGAAACCTATTGCACCTTCACCAGTATGTGTGCTGATAATTGGGGCAGTAAACGTAAGTTTCACATTCTTAATACCCAAGTCTTCAATCATTTTCTTCAATGGTTCTCCCATTTTCAACCCATTTGCATGTGAAATACCGACTCCTCGAATGATCTTTCCAGCAGTCTCTTCTTTGAAAACTTTGAATAGGTGTGCTACGACTTGTTTGTGACTGCGAGCTTTCGCAACGGGAGTGTATACGCCATTCTGCAAAGTCGCAATCGGTTTTATATTCAATAAGGAACCCATCATTGCTTTCCCTTTTCCAATACGGCCGCCTTTCACCAGATTATCAAGTGAATCGACGACAACGAATAACGTTGTATTTTTACGGATTTCGTTCAAACGTTCACCGATCTCAGTAACTGACTTTCCTTGCTCTGCCAATTTAGCAGC
This window encodes:
- the msrA gene encoding peptide-methionine (S)-S-oxide reductase MsrA; this encodes MGKSLATFAGGCFWCMVKPFDRYDGVLSVISGYTGGDIENPSYELVCTNATGHREAIQITFDDEVISYSKLIDIFWRQIDPTDSGGQFFDRGESYQTAIFYHTPEQLQLAEQTKAELDASRKFAKPVATDILPAKPFYAAEEGHQDYYMKNPTHYNRYATGSGRERFKSDNWGEES
- a CDS encoding YozE family protein translates to MDRSFYRFVLSFRGGTIDDLKSTFAEYMFKDSSFPKEEKAFDPLSRYIEEKADAKMPSVIFDELYQLYEERVL
- a CDS encoding YpmS family protein — its product is MNRWKIGFFLLAGLVAAAFAAVIFFISSTPESVPLPKMEVADASDNVLTVSATKENFESIANTYIRKATKGGPLPLTIEVGEDVALYSEMTVFSLTFPVIMHFEPVVREDGNLILKQSSMEVGVLNIQPATVLNILKDSVKPPPWLIVRPKEEELFIDLSKFDVSSNFRVRAKTFDLAKDEIMLEIIIPK
- the msrB gene encoding peptide-methionine (R)-S-oxide reductase MsrB, which encodes MTEELKSKLTEMQYHVTQENGTEPPFRNEFDNHYEDGIYVDIISGKPLFSSKDKYNAGCGWPSFTKPIESVEVVEKTDVTHGMKRVEVRSKTANSHLGHVFPDGPGEDGLRYCINSAALRFVALDRLEKEGFGEYSKLFI
- a CDS encoding DegV family protein, with amino-acid sequence MKKIYIVTDSTADLREEDILKYGLHVVPLTIQIDGETYIDGVDIQPEEFLTKMRSSAKLPKSSQPAAGVFKELYDKLGEDGSEIISIHMTGGMSGTVKSAQAASEMTDSKVTVIDSMFISQALMFQVIEAAKLAEQGKSVTEIGERLNEIRKNTTLFVVVDSLDNLVKGGRIGKGKAMMGSLLNIKPIATLQNGVYTPVAKARSHKQVVAHLFKVFKEETAGKIIRGVGISHANGLKMGEPLKKMIEDLGIKNVKLTFTAPIISTHTGEGAIGFMYYAD
- a CDS encoding GDSL-type esterase/lipase family protein, producing the protein MRRVFLIIIAFSLFLSGCQDTQLKKTNAFSDRPEIVFTEWTIPGYFIPKNIHVIGLGDSLTQGVGDELDKEGYLGRVTSRMIEWKGVKDVDVANLAKRGRRSDQLIEKLEEPEVQSSVKTADLIFLTIGGNDIMKVVKSNLFNLKIEPFYIELGKFENRLDELFSIIRDLNGDAIIVVAGLYNPLSIMTDESNEFEDIIDDWNEAIEVRTVMDGRSCFVPVTDLFDSNTNMVYHTDFFHPNAKGYDVMADRYLEKLEECGLQKILDGELDM